The Entelurus aequoreus isolate RoL-2023_Sb linkage group LG08, RoL_Eaeq_v1.1, whole genome shotgun sequence genome segment TTTGTACACTCTAATAAAAAAATCCAATATGCATGGCTGTGTATATGATATCTTCAAACAATAACTTTGTGTGACTTTTTCCCATGATGCAACTTACCATGGCTACTTCCGGAGTAAAACTAATTTACCTTGAGCTTGATCCCTTGACACCTGTGGTCCTCGGACATAACAAACAGGCAAGTATcaagtaaattaaaaaacatttatttacaacGCATAGTATATAGTTGCATCATTTGACAAcatatttacagtacattttaaaaaacgcatGAGATGTAAGTTGAGTGGACGGTAAACCTGGCACATCATAACGACAAACAAAATAGACTAAGAGTCGCTGGTCTTTCTAAATAAAATATCTTCATGTGAGGGGTTTTACACAGTGTGGAAGTTACATGGTCGATAACATATGGGTTGTAACTTGTTATAGTTGCAACGTGCAATGTGATATATCAAAACACATTTGCACACCGCATGTAAATAACCCTTTCACTGTGTAGAGATTCCATTTTTTGCTGACCAATATGCCATTAATTTTTTTCcacaaggcttttatttcatCCAATCCTCAACAAAGGATCAGTCTTCACTACTCCAATCTCAAAGTGCATCCTCCAGGAGGTCCAGGCAAACGTCGGGTTCTAGCAGAAGTACTCGTTCGGTGGCCCCTCAGTCCTGGTTATGGCCTCCGAGTCAACACTAGACCTGGCAGAGAGCAGCCGATTGGACTCATCAGGGTTTAGCCGGGCCAGATACTCGCCTTCCATTCCTTTACCTTTAGCCCCAGGTCCCAGAGTCTCAAATGTGACATAAGAGTCCTGCATTTCCTTGGATTCCCTGCCCAGGAGTTTTTGGCAGCGCTTCTTGATGGCGCCGCAGCACACAATGAGAGTGAGGGGCACGGCAATGACGCAGGCCACTGTTATAACCACCACATTGATGAGCTTTTGGGTGCCGCTCGCGCTGGCCGCCTCATCCGTTGAGAAGATTACACACTGTTCTTTTTTCGGGATCAGGCCTTTCACGCAAACGCAAGCAATGTACTTTGTTTTTGGCACCAGACCGTCGATGGTGATACGGTTTTTGCCTGCAGCTACGTTGATCCGGCGCATGTCCCTTTCGCCAAACACGGCGTACAGGATGCTGAACTCTGTAGTGTTTGTCGCTGTTGGGGCTCTCCAGTTCAACGAGACGGTGTGGTCGGTATCCCCGATCACCTTCACAGAACGCACAACCCTTTTCTCCGGAGCTTGCAAGGACGAGGCGTTGGCTATCATGTTACCCAGAGAGCCCTGCTCCATCTTCTGAGGGTCCGATGCTTTGCCTTGTCCTCGAGAGCCATCAGAAACGCTATAGCTCTCTACCTCAAACTTCCCAGAGACACCTTTGCCATTGAGGGGTTGAATGATGGGCTTGCCTGGTGAGGACGTTGGGGGAGGGACATACCTGGCAATCAGTTTCTCCTGGTATGCAGCCCTCCCAACACCGCCTGATTTTTTCCCTCTGGTTCTCTTAGCGACCGCACCGCCGCCACCCCCTGCTTCTTCAGACCGAAATGAGTCTGTAATCACCAGTGAGATGATGGCGTCTGCTGTTCCCACAAAGTTAGCTGCTTTGCACACATACTTTCCCGAATCCCGGTATGAGACAGCAGGCACGCTCAAAATGGACCAAATGATTCCTTCCTTTGAGATCTCTTGCTGAACTGAAAATAAAGAACAAGTTGGCAGGGTTAAGCAGATTGGCATACAGAGAATAGCTTTAATCCTGTTGATACTCATGCAGAAATAAATGCCATTCTAATCTTAGCACCACTGGATTTGGTTCAGGAGAACTTACTGGATTTGGTTCAGGAGAACTTACTAGTGCCGTTGATTTTCTTGCCGTCGGCGCGACTCCAGGACAGTTCGGGGATGGGTACACCGACTGTGCCACAGCGAAGCAGCACATTGTTGCCCAATGAGCTACGGACGCGTGCTACGGCTGTGTGCACTCGAGGGCCCTG includes the following:
- the lrit1b gene encoding leucine-rich repeat, immunoglobulin-like domain and transmembrane domain-containing protein 1b produces the protein MPPHLFCAFCSALVLFPLMSTSCPVQCSCFYHKLSDGSKARSVLCNDPEIRVIPTNFPADTSKLRIEKTTISRISSDNFRYLGSMEFLWMSFNSLSLLSVDSFRGLTNLDELRLDGNSLTSFPWESLRDMPNLRLLDLHNNKIASIPAEATMYIKNITYLDLSSNSLTTVPADVLSLWLSVKPSQDADSSKFILGLHDNPWLCDCRLYDLVQFQKSPRSSVALIDPRLRCADPESLSGVFFTEAALQRCQGPRVHTAVARVRSSLGNNVLLRCGTVGVPIPELSWSRADGKKINGTIQQEISKEGIIWSILSVPAVSYRDSGKYVCKAANFVGTADAIISLVITDSFRSEEAGGGGGAVAKRTRGKKSGGVGRAAYQEKLIARYVPPPTSSPGKPIIQPLNGKGVSGKFEVESYSVSDGSRGQGKASDPQKMEQGSLGNMIANASSLQAPEKRVVRSVKVIGDTDHTVSLNWRAPTATNTTEFSILYAVFGERDMRRINVAAGKNRITIDGLVPKTKYIACVCVKGLIPKKEQCVIFSTDEAASASGTQKLINVVVITVACVIAVPLTLIVCCGAIKKRCQKLLGRESKEMQDSYVTFETLGPGAKGKGMEGEYLARLNPDESNRLLSARSSVDSEAITRTEGPPNEYFC